A genomic window from Salvia splendens isolate huo1 chromosome 11, SspV2, whole genome shotgun sequence includes:
- the LOC121753648 gene encoding uncharacterized protein LOC121753648, producing MGKCVIHNGWVAVGGSDFKLHLNVRAEPDPRFVFLFDGEPECSPQVFQVNGNVKQPVFTCKFGLRSSNERIMRSRSSLSEPSTSASCFGSGAGNKEHPLKERKGWSITIHDLSGSPVAAASMVTPFVPSPGTDRVSRSNPGAWLILLPGHNTWRPWGRLEAWCDGNHLGYRFDLVPDNGIDATTLASSSIPTKKGGKFTVDITTGPTPMTSPNSSFDLSSGSGSGSDLGSAFGSGSWAHLLYRGFVMSSTVQGDGRCSKPEVEVGVQHVSCAEDAAAFVALAAAVDLSMDACRPFSKKLRKELRQPDLE from the exons ATGGGGAAGTGCGTGATTCATAACGGCTGGGTCGCGGTCGGCGGCTCGGATTTCAAGCTGCATCTCAATGTGCGGGCCGAGCCCGACCCGAGATTTGTGTTTCTGTTTGACGGAGAGCCCGAGTGCAGCCCGCAGGTTTTTCAGGTGAATGGGAATGTTAAGCAGCCGGTTTTCACTTGCAAGTTCGGTTTGAGGAGTTCTAATGAGAGGATCATGAGATCGAG ATCTTCACTATCAGAACCAAGCACATCGGCAAGCTGCTTCGGCTCCGGCGCCGGCAACAAGGAGCATCCCTTGAAAGAGCGGAAGGGATGGTCGATCACCATCCACGACTTGTCCGGATCCCCTGTTGCGGCCGCCTCAATGGTCACGCCGTTCGTGCCGTCGCCGGGCACAGACCGAGTGAGCCGGTCCAACCCTGGGGCATGGCTGATCCTGCTTCCGGGGCACAACACGTGGAGGCCGTGGGGGCGGCTGGAGGCGTGGTGCGACGGCAACCACCTCGGCTACCGCTTTGACCTCGTCCCCGACAACGGCATCGACGCTACCACCCTCGCCAGCTCCAGCATTCCCACCAAGAAGGGAGGGAAATTCACCGTCGACATCACCACCGGCCCCACCCCGATGACCAGCCCCAACAGCAGCTTCGACCTCAGCTCCGGATCCGGGTCCGGGTCAGACCTTGGGTCGGCTTTTGGGTCCGGGTCATGGGCGCATCTTTTGTACCGAGGGTTCGTGATGTCGTCGACGGTGCAAGGCGACGGCAGGTGCTCGAAGCCGGAGGTGGAGGTCGGGGTGCAGCATGTGAGCTGCGCGGAGGATGCGGCGGCGTTTGTGGCGTTGGCGGCCGCCGTGGATCTCAGCATGGATGCTTGCAGGCCGTTTTCGAAAAAGCTCCGCAAAGAGCTGCGACAACCGGATCTCGAATAG
- the LOC121753982 gene encoding uncharacterized protein LOC121753982, with translation MDLETENRIAAILLKQAAELRREAQKEGALAYLREPTVRCRPNSRFLTATVRGVQQANRVVEVNEMWRLRDKQLELDNKLRGIRRESNSGRSHKDIRESRTSTSRASDEVDNSVNSSRSSKKRDRLDPLEDEGLKDAEIDQFLHSRIKRGRGSVGSRMDETGPYLPLSPDSKNKFDSDNETIPYKARVVLGPEKPYSLKSSELSSDDEPRPHKNKKASSKRHSRKHKSKEPSKDKKKKKKEKRSKHRK, from the exons ATGGATTTGGAGACGGAAAACAGAATAGCTGCCATTCTCTTAAAGCAAGCTGCAGAATTGCGCCGTGAGGCTCAGAAAGAAGGTGCACTTGCTTATCTTCGTGAGCCCACAGTTAGGTGCAGGCCAAATTCTCGGTTCTTGACTGCAACTGTTCGTGGAGTACAACAAG CTAATCGTGTAGTTGAAGTTAATGAGATGTGGCGACTAAGAGATAAGCAGCTCGAACTGGACAATAAGCTTAGAGGAATCAGAAGGGAGAGCAATAGTGGAAGGAGTCACAAGGACATCCGTGAGTCTCGCACTAGTACAAGTAGAGCCAGCGATGAAGTGGATAACAGTGTAAATTCTTCTCGCTCTTCAAAGAAAAGAGACCGTTTGGATCCATTGGAGGATGAAGGTCTAAAGGATGCTGAAATTGACCAATTTTTACACTCCAG AATCAAGCGAGGCAGGGGTTCTGTTGGATCGAGGATGGATGAAACCGGACCTTACCTCCCCCTTAGCCCAGATTCCAAAAACAAGTTCGACAGCGATAATGAGACGATTCCATATAAAGCAAGAGTTGTGCTTGGCCCAGAGAAGCCTTATTCCCTGAAATCCAGTGAATTGTCTTCGGATGATGAGCCACGTCCACACAAGAACAAGAAAGCCTCGAGCAAGCGCCATTCGAGGAAACACAAATCAAAGGAGCCGTCGAAAgacaagaagaaaaagaagaaggaaaagagaAGTAAACATCGTAAGTGA
- the LOC121756059 gene encoding histone H3.2 yields the protein MARTKQTARKSTGGKAPRKQLATKAARKSAPATGGVKKPHRFRPGTVALREIRKYQKSTELLIRKLPFQRLVREIAQDFKTDLRFQSSAVAALQEAAEAYLVGLFEDTNLCAIHAKRVTIMPKDIQLARRIRGERA from the coding sequence ATGGCTCGCACCAAGCAGACCGCCCGCAAATCCACCGGCGGCAAGGCGCCGCGCAAGCAGCTGGCCACCAAAGCCGCCAGGAAATCCGCTCCGGCCACCGGCGGAGTGAAGAAGCCCCACCGTTTCCGCCCCGGCACCGTCGCTCTCCGTGAGATCCGCAAGTACCAGAAGTCCACGGAGCTGCTCATCCGCAAGCTCCCGTTCCAGAGGCTCGTGCGTGAGATCGCGCAGGATTTCAAGACGGATCTGAGGTTCCAGAGCTCCGCCGTCGCGGCGCTGCAGGAGGCCGCCGAGGCGTACCTTGTTGGACTCTTTGAGGACACGAATCTGTGCGCTATTCACGCTAAGAGGGTGACGATTATGCCCAAGGATATCCAGTTAGCTAGGAGGATTAGGGGTGAGAGGGCGTAG
- the LOC121756109 gene encoding dentin sialophosphoprotein-like, whose translation MYRQSSSRNQRSKGVKVKNVLQVCLLLAVCCWLLYQVKHSHDKKAEFDETNAKRSLQKTSRDDLIRLGRKDIRPRVDDMDSKSEIHDETSEEEETAEELEEDKHGEDNPEDKKEDERDDDEEGRRDDEREEHEQEKFDAEVDRERDLVDGGEREDGEENEIQKTDFEGHAQTEKETTVDDTDRDTKDRSAHEAREEHYKADDASSAVTENGNEKVENSKENKREETYKSENMKDSEVDGSEATIDGHQSNVTATSVKGDMLHDPENGSTPNNAITEGSTDHLTSNSTTTDVTIENSTLPLDNATESKSELGTERTSAEVSDSKTVDPEEANKSTLNVDNTRLDSNSTGSTETNEAGSLPEEFLNNSTDSSVSYDSKLEASHAEGDNTTEEKTEFDGEISDTSDGTDESSDSTPTDNAEEEVQEDAIDISDTEEKDIRLDLDTLPEIQTEGSNSKDVAAE comes from the coding sequence ATGTATAGACAATCATCCAGCAGGAACCAAAGATCCAAAGGGGTCAAGGTTAAAAATGTGCTGCAAGTTTGTTTGCTGCTCGCTGTTTGCTGTTGGTTGCTATACCAAGTTAAACATTCCCATGACAAGAAGGCAGAATTTGATGAAACTAATGCCAAAAGGTCGCTTCAAAAAACAAGTCGTGACGATCTTATAAGACTTGGAAGGAAAGATATCCGTCCTCGAGTAGACGACATGGACTCTAAGAGTGAGATTCATGATGAAACATCAGAAGAAGAGGAAACTGCTGAAGAATTAGAGGAAGATAAGCATGGAGAAGATAATCCAGAAGACAAGAAGGAAGATGAGAGGGATGATGATGAGGAAGGACGTAGAGATGATGAAAGGGAAGAGCATGAACAAGAGAAATTTGATGCCGAAGTTGATAGAGAACGTGATTTGGTGGATGGTGGGGAGAGGGAAGACGGTGAGGAGAATGAAATTCAAAAAACAGATTTTGAAGGTCACGCCCAAACAGAGAAGGAAACAACTGTTGATGATACTGACCGTGATACGAAAGATAGGAGTGCCCACGAAGCACGTGAGGAACATTACAAGGCAGATGACGCTTCTAGTGCTGTAACTGAAAATGGGAATGAAAAAGTGGAGAACTCGAAAGAGAATAAGAGGGAAGAAACTTATAAAAGTGAGAACATGAAAGACTCGGAGGTGGATGGCAGTGAGGCAACTATAGATGGCCATCAATCAAATGTCACAGCCACTTCAGTCAAGGGTGATATGTTACACGACCCTGAGAATGGTTCTACTCCTAATAATGCAATAACAGAAGGATCCACTGATCATTTGACTAGTAATAGCACAACTACTGATGTTACAATAGAGAACTCGACGTTGCCCTTAGATAATGCAACAGAGAGCAAGTCTGAGTTGGGCACCGAGCGTACATCTGCAGAAGTATCTGACTCTAAAACTGTTGATCCAGAGGAGGCCAATAAGTCTACCTTAAATGTAGACAATACTCGTTTGGACTCTAATTCAACAGGTTCTACTGAAACAAACGAGGCAGGATCACTTCCTGAGGAGTTCTTGAATAATAGTACAGACTCTTCTGTATCATACGATTCAAAATTAGAGGCTTCACATGCAGAAGGGGACAACACTACAGAAGAGAAAACTGAATTTGATGGTGAGATATCAGATACAAGTGATGGTACAGATGAAAGCTCGGATTCTACACCGACTGATAATGCTGAAGAAGAAGTTCAAGAGGATGCTATTGATATATCAGATACGGAGGAGAAAGATATTCGACTGGATCTCGACACACTCCCTGAGATACAGACGGAGGGGAGCAATAGCAAAGATGTTGCTGCTGAGTGA